A single Natrinema pellirubrum DSM 15624 DNA region contains:
- a CDS encoding heavy metal translocating P-type ATPase: MSDTSPSEPSCTLCDLPVSGSDIVSDGNRFCCTGCRDVYVTLGDVDDIDADDVRRARDDSQSDREVPSDHDATFLEVDGMHCATCEAFIESAATTIDGVSDASSSYVTDTVRIDHDPDRVSAADLQEEISGLGYSAYARDDTFSRRRANNWEMGRIAVGVLMGMSVMLQYLVIIYPTYFGGLFYGDRVTEFFESALASSVATPFYVVIAALTTIILGVTGKPILQGAYVSVKTRSPNMDLLVAIAAVSAYLYSTLSIVFGGEHIYYDVTVAIIVIVTVGNYYESSIKQEATERLSDLTSIQVNEARRVREDGEAEDVGVEDLEVDDRVLVRSGERVPVDGTVVDGDAAVDEAVVTGESLPARKTAGDAVVGGSMVTDGAVTVRVGAEATSSLDRITELVWDLQSGSHGIQKLADKLATIFVPVVLALAVVVTGVNLLLGNGVSALLVGLTVLIVSCPCALGLATPLAVAAGVRDALERSIVVFDDSIFERIRDAETVIFDKTGTLTTGEMTVIETDLGTALLEKAALLEQRSSHPVGEAIATERPVPDGGSVESGSDADSPADRVVSFDSYRNGVSGIVDGDEIIVGHPDLFRDHDWDVPANITDRIANSRETGRVPVAVGRNGTAEGVIVVGDKLRENWDETVASISDDGKDVVVLTGDDARAAQQFRDHAAVDDVFAGVPPEGKAETVTRFNETGRTVMVGDGTNDAPALAAADLGIALGGGTAMAADAADVALVDDDLASVGTVFELARATNRRVKGNIAWAFCYNAIAIPLAVIGLLNPLFAALAMGGSSLLVVVNSTRPLLSDEDTA; encoded by the coding sequence ATGTCCGACACTTCGCCGTCAGAACCCAGCTGTACACTCTGTGACCTCCCCGTCAGTGGGAGTGACATCGTATCGGACGGCAATCGGTTCTGCTGTACTGGCTGTCGAGATGTCTACGTCACCCTCGGGGACGTCGACGACATCGACGCCGACGACGTCCGCCGCGCTCGAGACGATTCACAGTCCGATCGCGAGGTCCCGTCGGATCACGACGCGACGTTTCTAGAAGTCGACGGGATGCACTGTGCGACCTGCGAGGCGTTTATCGAATCGGCCGCGACGACGATCGACGGCGTCAGTGACGCCAGCTCGAGTTACGTGACCGACACGGTTCGAATCGATCACGATCCGGACCGCGTCTCGGCGGCCGACCTCCAAGAGGAGATCAGCGGACTCGGCTATAGCGCCTACGCCCGCGACGATACGTTCAGCCGTCGGAGAGCAAATAACTGGGAGATGGGGCGAATCGCAGTCGGCGTCCTCATGGGAATGTCCGTCATGTTGCAGTACCTCGTCATCATCTACCCGACGTATTTCGGCGGCCTGTTTTACGGCGATCGGGTCACGGAGTTTTTCGAAAGCGCGCTCGCGAGTTCCGTCGCCACGCCATTCTACGTCGTCATCGCGGCGCTCACGACGATCATCCTAGGCGTGACTGGCAAGCCGATCCTTCAGGGAGCGTACGTCAGCGTGAAAACGCGGTCGCCGAACATGGATCTCCTCGTCGCGATCGCGGCCGTGAGCGCGTACCTCTACAGTACGCTCTCGATCGTATTCGGTGGCGAACACATCTACTACGACGTGACCGTCGCAATAATCGTTATCGTCACGGTCGGCAACTATTACGAATCGTCGATCAAGCAGGAGGCGACCGAGCGCCTCTCCGACCTGACTTCTATCCAGGTCAACGAAGCCCGTCGCGTTCGCGAGGACGGTGAGGCAGAAGACGTCGGAGTCGAGGACCTCGAGGTCGATGATCGCGTGTTGGTCCGGTCCGGGGAACGAGTCCCCGTCGACGGGACGGTCGTCGACGGTGACGCAGCCGTCGACGAGGCGGTCGTCACCGGTGAGTCCCTTCCCGCTCGGAAGACCGCGGGCGATGCCGTCGTCGGCGGCTCGATGGTGACGGACGGCGCGGTGACCGTCCGCGTCGGAGCGGAGGCGACGAGTAGCCTCGATCGGATCACCGAACTCGTCTGGGACCTGCAAAGCGGCTCTCATGGGATTCAGAAACTCGCGGACAAACTGGCGACGATCTTCGTGCCGGTCGTTCTCGCTCTCGCAGTCGTCGTTACGGGCGTGAACCTCCTTCTCGGGAACGGCGTTTCCGCCCTTCTCGTCGGACTCACGGTGTTGATCGTTTCCTGTCCCTGTGCGCTCGGGCTGGCGACGCCGCTTGCAGTCGCCGCAGGGGTCCGCGACGCGTTGGAACGCTCGATCGTCGTCTTCGACGATAGCATCTTCGAGCGAATCCGCGACGCGGAGACCGTCATCTTCGACAAGACCGGCACACTGACGACGGGTGAAATGACCGTCATCGAGACCGATCTCGGGACGGCGTTGCTCGAGAAAGCGGCACTTCTCGAGCAGCGCTCGTCACATCCGGTCGGTGAGGCCATCGCCACCGAGCGACCGGTGCCCGACGGTGGATCGGTCGAGTCCGGGTCGGACGCCGATTCACCAGCCGACCGTGTCGTCTCCTTCGACAGTTATCGGAACGGCGTCTCGGGTATTGTCGACGGAGACGAGATCATCGTCGGCCACCCAGACCTGTTCCGCGATCACGACTGGGACGTTCCCGCGAACATCACCGATCGAATTGCGAACAGCCGTGAAACCGGACGAGTTCCGGTTGCTGTCGGTCGCAACGGGACTGCTGAAGGCGTCATCGTCGTCGGTGACAAACTGCGGGAGAACTGGGACGAGACGGTGGCATCTATTTCCGACGATGGGAAAGATGTGGTCGTTCTCACCGGTGACGATGCCCGGGCGGCACAGCAGTTTCGGGATCACGCTGCCGTCGACGACGTGTTTGCGGGCGTTCCGCCGGAAGGAAAGGCCGAGACCGTCACGCGATTCAACGAGACGGGACGGACGGTGATGGTCGGCGATGGAACCAACGACGCACCGGCGCTGGCCGCGGCCGATCTCGGCATCGCTCTAGGCGGTGGGACTGCGATGGCCGCTGACGCCGCGGATGTCGCCCTCGTCGATGACGACCTCGCGTCCGTCGGGACGGTCTTCGAACTCGCTCGAGCGACGAACCGCCGTGTGAAAGGCAATATCGCGTGGGCGTTTTGCTACAACGCCATCGCGATCCCGCTTGCCGTGATCGGTCTGTTGAACCCGCTCTTTGCAGCGCTTGCGATGGGCGGAAGCAGTCTGCTGGTCGTCGTGAATTCGACTCGTCCACTACTGTCCGACGAAGATACCGCCTGA
- a CDS encoding YgaP family membrane protein encodes MQKNVGGYDRGARFVFGPILAIVGIAALGGVLSLTAGMLGVALAALALVVGAVLTVTAVTQKCPMNARLGIDTYRNEVESRSEAGKKENRRAGRLS; translated from the coding sequence ATGCAAAAAAACGTCGGCGGATACGACCGCGGCGCCCGGTTCGTCTTCGGACCGATCCTCGCGATCGTCGGTATCGCGGCCCTCGGTGGCGTACTTTCCTTGACAGCGGGGATGCTCGGTGTCGCTCTCGCGGCTCTCGCTCTCGTCGTTGGCGCGGTGTTAACCGTCACCGCGGTCACGCAGAAATGCCCCATGAACGCCCGCCTCGGTATCGATACGTATCGAAACGAGGTCGAGTCCCGCTCTGAGGCCGGCAAAAAAGAAAACCGCCGGGCCGGGCGACTGAGCTAG
- a CDS encoding SOUL family heme-binding protein, whose amino-acid sequence MRSARKILFGIGGLLVLWIGWGAYVDRTTERVPSETLDRFDGVEIRRYPRTIVAETTAGDSRTAFGRLFRYISGANARREELSMTAPVAVRGTAIPMTAPVRTGSDGGDVMMAFYLPQTYTSETAPTPTDADVRLVVEPPRTVAVRRFSWYATDERVRRERERLSEELTRRGLETDGEPALLQYNDPWTPPFMRTNEIEVPVADVPDDRHSDHSLTVTRE is encoded by the coding sequence ATGCGATCGGCACGAAAGATACTATTCGGTATCGGCGGCCTGCTCGTTTTGTGGATCGGTTGGGGCGCGTACGTCGACCGAACGACCGAACGCGTCCCGTCGGAAACGCTGGATCGCTTCGACGGCGTTGAGATCCGTCGCTATCCCAGGACGATTGTCGCCGAAACGACGGCAGGGGATTCGCGGACGGCGTTTGGACGCCTCTTTCGCTACATCTCGGGCGCGAACGCGCGCCGCGAGGAGTTGTCGATGACCGCACCGGTGGCGGTCCGCGGTACTGCGATTCCGATGACCGCGCCCGTGCGAACGGGGTCCGACGGTGGTGACGTGATGATGGCGTTCTACCTCCCGCAGACGTACACGTCCGAAACCGCGCCGACGCCGACCGATGCCGACGTTCGACTCGTCGTCGAACCGCCGCGGACGGTCGCAGTCCGCCGCTTCTCGTGGTACGCGACGGACGAGCGCGTCCGTCGGGAACGGGAGCGGCTCAGCGAGGAACTCACACGACGAGGTCTCGAGACGGACGGCGAGCCGGCGTTGCTCCAGTACAACGACCCGTGGACGCCGCCGTTTATGCGAACCAACGAGATCGAAGTCCCCGTCGCGGACGTTCCGGACGACCGCCACAGCGACCATAGTCTAACGGTAACACGGGAGTAG